Proteins co-encoded in one Pelobates fuscus isolate aPelFus1 chromosome 5, aPelFus1.pri, whole genome shotgun sequence genomic window:
- the TBX3 gene encoding T-box transcription factor TBX3: MNLPMRDPVISGSSMAYHPFLSHRAPDFAMSAVLGHQSPYFPTLALPPNGTALSLPGALAKPIMDQLVGAAETGIPFSSLGHQSAAHLRPLKTLEPEEEVEDDPKVHLEAKDLWEQFHKRGTEMVITKSGRRMFPPFKVRCTGLDQKAKYILLMDIVAADDCRYKFHNSRWMVAGKADPEMPKRMYIHPDSPATGEQWMSKVVTFHKLKLTNNISDKHGFTILNSMHKYQPRFHIVRANDILKLPYSTFRTYVFPETEFIAVTAYQNDKITQLKIDNNPFAKGFRDTGNGRREKRKQLTLQSMRAFDEHHKKDNGSSDESSNEQTAFKCFPHTSSPSAAAVGSSNLKDLCHSEGESDDESKDEAMLDATDSAKISTTTTGDVKERGSPASASVLSPDVGSRSREQSSRAEKSSPDSRQSPGHISSSSRVLSVEDLKTPGRDTHKLDEPKIHKEPYPPLTVQTDSGPHHLSQGHLQNLGFPPGLTGQQFFNPLGASHPLLFHPSQFAMGGAFSSMAAGINPMLATVSGATPGVNSIESVMASSSQGLSAASALPFHLQQHVLASQGLAMSPFGGLFSYPYTYMAAAAAASSAVHRHPFLNAVRPRLRYNPYSFPMSIPDSSLLTTALHSLPNGTLDGKATSLVPSPATAALDSELTSRSSTLSSGSVSLSPKLCPDKEPSSELQNIQRLVSGLDSKQERPGSSSP, translated from the exons ATGAATTTACCCATGAGAGATCCAGTAATTTCGGGGTCAAGCATGGCTTATCACCCATTCCTATCCCACAGAGCACCGGACTTTGCAATGAGTGCAGTTCTCGGCCACCAATCTCCATATTTCCCAACTCTGGCATTGCCACCCAATGGGACTGCACTTTCCCTTCCTGGTGCCCTGGCCAAGCCCATCATGGATCAATTAGTGGGTGCTGCAGAGACTGGCATCCCCTTTTCTTCCCTGGGTCACCAGTCTGCTGCTCATTTGAGGCCTCTCAAAACTCTTGAACCAGAAGAAGAAGTTGAAGACGATCCAAAAGTGCATCTGGAAGCCAAGGATCTATGGGAACAGTTCCACAAAAGGGGAACAGAGATGGTCATCACCAAATCTGGGAG GAGAATGTTCCCCCCATTTAAAGTGAGGTGCACGGGCCTGGATCAGAAAGCTAAGTATATCCTTCTCATGGACATAGTGGCGGCTGATGACTGCAGATACAAGTTCCATAACTCccgctggatggtggccggcaaggCAGACCCTGAGATGCCCAAAAGGATGTACATCCACCCGGACAGCCCGGCCACGGGGGAGCAGTGGATGTCAAAAGTTGTGACTTTCCACAAACTCAAACTCACCAACAATATCTCTGACAAACATGGATTT ACTATTCTAAACTCAATGCACAAATATCAGCCTAGGTTCCACATAGTGCGGGctaatgacattttaaaactccCCTACAGTACATTCAGAACCTATGTGTTTCCCGAGACTGAGTTCATTGCAGTGACTGCATACCAGAACGATAAG ATCACTCAATTAAAAATTGATAACAATCCGTTTGCCAAAGGTTTCCGTGACACGGGCAATGGCAGAAGAGAGAAGAG GAAACAACTGACCCTCCAGTCCATGCGGGCCTTTGATGAGCACCATAAGAAAGATAATGGCAGTTCGGACGAGTCATCTAACGAACAGACTGCGTTTAAATGTTTCCCCCACACCTCCTCTCCCAGTGCAGCAGCAGTGGGCTCTTCAAACCTGAAAG atctgtGTCACAGTGAGGGGGAGAGTGATGATGAGAGCAAGGATGAAGCCATGCTAGATGCAACTGACTCTGCCAAAATCTCCACTACAACTACAGGAGATGTGAAGGAAAGAGGGAGCCCAGCCAGTGCCTCTGTGCTCTCCCCAGATGTGGGGAGCAGGAGCAGGGAGCAAAGCTCCAGAGCAGAGAAAAGCTCCCCAGACTCCAGACAAAGCCCAGGACATATCTCCTCCAGCAGTAGGGTTCTGAGTGTGGAGGATCTAAAAACCCCTGGCAGGGATACACACAAACTGGATGAGCCCAAGATCCACAAGGAGCCCTACCCTCCATTAACTGTACAGACAGACAGTGGCCCTCACCATTTAAGCCAGGGACATCTGCAGAACTTGGGATTCCCTCCAGGGTTAACCGGACagcagttctttaaccccttggGTGCTTCACATCCACTGCTCTTTCACCCCAGCCAGTTTGCAATGGGAGGAGCTTTCTCCAGCATGGCTGCTGGCATTAACCCAATGTTGGCCACCGTTTCTGGAGCAACACCAGGGGTGAACAGCATAGAATCAGTCATGGCCTCATCCTCACAAGGACTTTCTGCAGCCTCTGCATTGCCTTTCCATCTCCAGCAGCATGTCTTAGCCTCTCAG GGCCTGGCTATGTCCCCATTTGGAGGTCTTTTTTCCTACCCATACACCTACATGGCTGCAGCAGCAGCAGCTTCATCAGCTGTCCACAGACACCCTTTCCTTAACGCTGTCCGTCCCAGGTTGCGATACAACCCCTATTCATTCCCAATGTCAATTCCAGACAGCAGCTTACTGACCACTGCCCTCCATTCATTACCCAATGGCACCTTGGATGGGAAGGCCACCAGTCTGGTACCCAGTCCTGCCACAGCAGCTCTGGATTCTGAACTGACCAGCAGATCATCAACTCTCTCTTCTGGATCTGTTTCCTTATCCCCTAAATTGTGTCCAGACAAGGAGCCTAGCAGTGAACTGCAAAATATCCAACGCCTTGTGAGTGGACTGGATTCTAAGCAAGAGAGACCAGGAAGTTCTTCACCCTGA